Proteins co-encoded in one Ictalurus punctatus breed USDA103 chromosome 18, Coco_2.0, whole genome shotgun sequence genomic window:
- the LOC128635359 gene encoding uncharacterized protein LOC128635359, with protein sequence MDHTLQHLLETSLQQHAVTQQLAESLQVATQTLIAMRTETPAASMPLPDATSEIRRLLPPLGPEEDLEAYFETFESIARREGWDRDDWPRALGPLLTGEARTAYYALEPEEATDYLAMKEGVLAWCGRTPGQAATEFHRWVYRSGARPRCQMNALIRITKRWLRPDRHTASEVAEKVAVDRFLRALPRAERQAVGAHAPTTPQELLTALERTLATLELDAGEQQHLDRPLGAQGPRSDRQTRPRIWRIPQRAPTCEHPRDEPMPTEPEREAARLLTKPWLAGCALHQQQPPEAPSVTVWVEGRPVTALLDTGSTVTLAQPSILPEGRRPSGTLTVTCVHWDTREVPSAEVQIRSEAGTWPLQVGIIPFRVVPRAESRRPRRRGKGIPTWPAYLAQDDGEATSEGKTPQITNPLSSVFPQVNREGKFGREQKEDDRLKHCWAQVRVIEGVDQSPDLRLPTSYFLVRGGLLYQRACRRGEQVDLLVVPRAKTAVLLHLAHTHPLGGHLGARNTLEKLRDRFVWPGMDAEVRAFCQQCPQCQRTAPRRPPPAPLIPLPIIGVPFERVGMDLVGPLPKSARGHEYILVLVDYATRYPEAVPLRKATSQNIARELVLLFSRVGIPKDVLTDQGTPFVSKLMADLCRMLQVKHLRTSVYHPQTDGLVERFNQTLKRMLRRVVDEEGRNWDLLLLPYVLFAVRECPQASTGFTPFELLFGRRPRGLLDVAREAWEEQPSPFRSVVEYVQDMQARIDRVGPIVREHMLAAQEEQKKVYNRPAQPREFQPGDRVLLLVPSSACKFLARWQGPYTVLERRGPVNYRLQQPGKPKDGKLYHVNLLKKWVEPTPVVSAFAAQDSDRGKGTLVGFGEDLTPTQRQELTELIDQFADVFSAAPGMTQLVQHEIKTPPGVVVRQRPYRVPEARRQAIEEEVSRMLRDHIIEESSSPIVVVPKPDGSMRLCNDFRRLNQVSEFDSYPLPRVDDLIKRLGRARFISTLDLTKGYWQVALAPEARPKTAFSTATGHWQYRVLPFGLHGAPATFQRLMDILLRPHRQFAVAYLDDVVIHSSTWADHLFHLREILKALREAGLTANPKKCHLGLTEAQYLGYRIGRGMLKPQQKKIEAVKDYPRPTSKKQVRAFLGLAGYYRRFVPNFSAVASPLSDLTKKGQPDQVRWTADAERAFQALKEALTSAPILRNPDFDLPFTVHTDASETGLGAVLSQTFDGEEHPVLYISRKLSPAERKYAAVEREALAIKWAIEELRYYLAGRHFILITDHAPLQWMAKAKDTNARVTRWFLALQDFSFQVKHRAGAQHGNADGLSRRDAL encoded by the coding sequence ATGGACCACACCCTGCAACACCTGCTGGagaccagcctccagcagcacgccgtgacacagcagctcgccgaaagccttcaggtcgccacacagacactgatcgccATGAGGACGGAGACCCCCGCCGCCTCCATGCCTCTCCCCGACGCAACCAGCGAGATCCGCCGCCTACTACCCCCCCTTGGCCCCGAAGAGGACCTCGAGGCGTACTTCGAGACCTTCGAGAGTATCGCCCGCCGGGAGGGGTGGGACCGTGACGACTGGCCCCGTGCCCTTGGTCCcctgctcacgggagaggcccgaacagcctactatgccctcgagccggaggaggctacggactacctggcgatgaaggagggagtcctggcgtGGTGTGGCCGAACCCCTGGCCAGGCAGCTACTGAATTCCATCGTTGGGTTTATCGATCAGGTGCTCGACCACGTTGCCAGATGAACGCCCTCATCCGGATCACCAAACGATGGCTCCGACCGGATCGGCATACCGCCTCGGAGGTGGCTGAGAAGGTGGCGGTCGACCGTTTCCTGAGAGCGCTACcccgggcagagagacaggccgtGGGGGCCCACGCCCCAACTACGCCCCAGGAACTCCTGACTGCCCTGGAGCGAaccttggccaccctggagctcgacgccggggagcagcagcacctcgatcGGCCCCTCGGTGCCCAGGGCCCCCGGTCTGACCGCCAGACCCGGCCCCGCATCTGGAGGATCCCCCAGAGGGCGCCCACTTGTGAACACCCCCGagacgagcccatgcctacagagccggagagggaagccgcccggctgcttacaaaaccatggctggcaggctgcgccctccatcagcagcaaccgccggaggcgccctccgtgacggtgtgggtcgaagggagaccggtaaccgccctactggacaccgggagcacggtgacccttgcccaaccctccatcctgcctgagGGGCGCCGCCCAAGCGGGACGCTTACCGTGACATGCGTCCATTGGGACACCCGGGAGGTCCCCTCAgctgaggtccagatccggaGCGAAGCCGGCACCTGGCCCCTCCAGGTCGGAATCATCCCCTTCCGGGTGGTACCGAGAGCCGAGTCCCGGAGACCGCGGCGGCGGGGGAAGGGGATCCCAACCTGGccggcctacctggcccaggacgacggagAGGCCACCTCAGAAGGTAAGACCCCCCAAATTACTAACCCTCTGTCGTCTGTCTTTCCCCAGGTAAACCGGGAGGGAAAGTTCGgccgggagcagaaggaggacgaccgactgaagcactgctgggcccaggtacgggtgatagagggggtcgaccagagcccagacctgaggcTCCCCACATCGTACTTCCTCGTCCGAGGGGGGCTCCTGTACCAACGGGCCTGccgccgcggggagcaggtggacctactggtggtgccCCGAGCCAAGACAGCCGTCTTATTACACCtagcccacacccatcccctcggcggccacctgggggcccgaaataccctggagaaactgcgggaccgcttcgtgtggcccgggatggacgcggaGGTCCGGGCCTTTTGCCAACAGTGCCCGCAGTGCCAACGCACGGCCCCGCGGAGGCCCCCGCCGGCGCCCCTGATACCCCTGCCCATCATCGGCGTCCCGTTtgagcgagtgggcatggatctcgtggggcccctacccaagtctgcccggggccatgaatacatcctggtccTGGTCGACTACGCCACGCGGTACCCTGAGGCGGTGCCGCTCCGCAAGGCCACCTCACaaaacatcgccagggagctggtactcctcttcagtcgagtggggatccccaaggacgtgttgaccgaccaaggtacgccttttgtctcgaagctaatggcggatttgtgtcgtatgttacaggtgaagcacctccggacgtccgtctaccacccccaaaccGACGGACTTGTTGAGAGGTTCAATCAGACCCTCAAGcggatgctgcgccgggtggtggacgaggaggggaggaactgggacctcctcctcctcccctacgtactcttcgccgttcgggagtgcccccaggcgtccacgggcttcacgccCTTCGAGCTCCTGTTCGGGCGGCGGCCGCGGGGATTGTTGGATGTGGCCcgcgaagcctgggaggagcaaccatccccCTTCCGCTCCGTCGTCGAGTACGTACAGGACATGCAAGCAaggattgacagggtgggccccatcgtccgggagcacatgctggcggcgcaggaggagcagaagaaggtatacaaccgccccgcacagccccgggaattccagccgggggaccgggtcctcctgttagtgcccagcagcgcctgcaagttcctcgcccggtggcaaggtccatacactgtcctcgagcgccggggcccAGTCAACTACCGCCTACAGCAGCCCGGTAAGCCGAAGGACGGGAAGCTATACCATGTcaacctgctgaaaaagtgggtggaaccaaccccggtggtgtcggcgttcgcagctcaggactcggaccggggcaagggtaccttggtcggcttcggggaggacctcacccccacccaaagacaggagcttaccGAGCTGATCGACCAGTTTGCAGATGTGTTTTCGGCTGCCCCGGGAATGACtcagctggtccagcatgaaatcaagactcctcccggtgtagtggtgagacaaaggccataccgtgtccccgaggcccggcgccaggccatcgaggaggaagtcagtcgcatgctgcgggaccacatcatcgaggagtccagcagccccatcgtcgtcgtgccgaAGCCGGACGGAAGCATGAGGCTATGCAATGACTTCCGGAGGCTGAACCAGGTGTCGGAGTttgacagctaccccctccccagagtggacgACCTGATCAAGAGGCTGGGGAGAGCCCGATTCATATCGACCCTGGACCTCACCAAAGGCTATTGGCAAGTGGCGCTCGCACCGGAGGCAAGGCCTAAGACAgcctttagcacggccaccggccactggcagtaccgggttctcccctttgggctgcacggggcgcccgccacgttccagcggctaatggacatcctcctgcgacCCCACCGACAGTTTGCCGtggcctacctggacgacgtggtcatacactcctccacctgggctgaccacctgttccacctcagggagatcctgaaagccctccgggaggccggcctgacggcgaacccaaagaaatgccacctagggctgacggaagcccagtacctgggataccgcatcggacgggggatgctgaagccccaacaaaaaaagatcgaggctgtgaaggactaCCCACGTCCGACGtcgaaaaaacaggtacgtgccttcttgggattggcgggctactaccgcaggttcgtgcctaacttttctgctgtagcctctcccctctcagaccttacaaagaagggccagccagaccaggtgaggtggacagccgatgcagaaagggccttccaggccctaaaagaggccctcaccagcgcgccgatactccgcaacccggactttgacctcccgttcactgtacatactgatgcttccgagaccgggctgggcgccgtcctctcccagaccttcgacggggaagaacacccagtcctctacatcagccggaagctgtccccggccgagaggaagtatgcggcggtcgagcgggaggcactcgcaataaaatgggccatcgaggagctgcgatACTATCTGGCGGGCAGGCACTTCATCCTCATAACAgaccacgcccccctgcagtggatggccaaggcgaaggacaccaacgcccgggtaacccgctggttcctcgccttacaaGACTTCTCCTTTCAGGTTAAGCACCGGGCGGGGGCCCAGCATGGTAACGCGGATGGGCTCTCACGACGAGACGCCCTCTag